GAAACTTTTTTCGCACCTAGTGACTGCCTTATATAAGAATGCCAAGGTTTCGATGTCCACAACCAAATAGTTTGTTAAGCCAACTAAGAGTATCCTTGGGAACTCCATCTACACCTACTATATTGAGCTTAACTACAAGCACATCCAAGATTGGAACGAGCGACAGGAGAAAAAGATGGATGTTCCACAATTTCTCAagcaaaagataaagaaaaaaaggccAAGGGACCAAGGGTCCAACGATATGACCAATATGGAGTGGGTCATTAGGTATGAACTACGCCCAAAAATTTGAGATTTCCATCTCTGAGCCACCATCGAACCGATACCCACCCATACAACAAGCTGGTTAGGAATTGGAGGAGGAGAAAGAAGGAGATGACAAGGACGAAGAAGAAGAGCCGACCCTCGACAAGGATTTTGATGAGATATTCCGATCAGAGTAGCCATCTGTCGGAAGAGTTAAGATTCGCACCCTGAGCTGCACAAGCCTTACTAGTTCTATGGGTGTGTGGGCCGCCACTCTAAACACAAGTCGAGGGAAGGACCTAATGATCAAAGAGAATCGGCCAGATCCCAATTCTAATTAAAAACTTTcgtacttttaattttatttttgggacttataatttttatttttgggatgattttattttgttgggaattattagttatttttctattagttAATTTCTGTGTAGGAACCCCGTACGATATGCGACACTACATCTCAGAGTTAAACCAACATGAGGAAGACCTCCCGACCACATCTGAGGACCTTTAACACTAAAATCGTGTAGTCTCTTCTCCTATCTTTGAGACTCACATCAGGGATGATGTGCCAAGTAAAGTGTGAGGGGAACatagaaatttttcaaattttaatgcttttattagttgttttttgtttatttctattatttttcgTTTTCACTTTTGTGTGTGTTTGCTTGTGCGCGAGCTTGTAGCAATACAAGTGATTAgttataagcatataaaaggAAAGTGTGATGTGCCAAGTAAATTGTTCAATGTTACACtatttagttcattttattacaatttgaaTACGTGACACTATATTAGGTGCACCAATGGAATAATAGGTACATCGAAagcatatatgtttattttaataacaagtTGTTAGTGTGTTAATATTTAGTTAATTGTAATCCATGAATTGAAATacttagggatgacctaaggcgtTTGTTTGGTAGACATTTTTGAGCCAAAAGACCGACCTCAATGTAAAATCCCTAGTACCTTAATTTTTGAGCCTAAATACCTATTTCTTGATGAACCATAATAGAAGCCCTAAGCCTTAGAAGATAATctcttgatttgattttcttggTCCTTGTACGAACTTAAACGTCAGGCTATTGATATTGAGGGTTAGGTAGATACGACACGATGGTTTccaagtaaaagaaaaataagagtgaGCCTAAGGGATTGTATAGTATGGTGAGTATAAGAGTATTACAAACTTGTgcttaaatagaaaaaatttgaaaattaatcaaaaggaaaattttggaaaaggcTAAAATAGCCGAGAGAGAAGTTTTTGagaatattgaaaaaaaagtgagtgaaaaagaaaagaaagaagaaaaattccTTATTTTTTACACATTAGTCTTGCTAGGACAATTGTATTCACTTACTATACCTTAGGAATTAGAGATAAAAGGTAGGAGAGAGAAGGGAATATAAGGTGGCGACCTAAAGGGTCTAATTGGGAAAGAATTGGGGTCAATATAATGTGCAAACTATTTTTGTGCTTTAACTATTTTGTATGCCTATTCCTTAATTCCAAACAAACCTAAGTCGCAGAATGTTACAAGCCGAAAATACCTATGTGACTTAAGTGATACGATTTATGGATGaaaattaactgaatttttacatttctAATTACTTGTGTTCTTCGAGCATAAATGTATATTTTGTGTACTTATTCCGATGGATCAATGTCCTTACCactcttgaatttttttgttttgtaattgTATGAACTAATGTGTGTGATATTGAAGGTCGAGAGTTAGTTGTATATTATGTTAGAGTTACGTATTCATTCACATTGTTCTATGTATATAGCTCTGATCTAGTCCTTGTATATGACATGCTCAAGAActagttgattttattttattgtgtgcgatttttattttgtttccttttatcTTGTTGCTTGAAGACAAGCAACGACTTAAGTgagggggagtttgatctgctCCAATTCGTTGTGGCAAATTAAGATCTTTCCGGCACTTAATGAgcttattttataacatttttatatgtttttatttcattttcagttTTTATTACTTGGtgtttaatttatgtaaaataagtGTCTttacacaattttaatttatgttatgaCCTAATGGGCCACTATGGGCATAGGGATGATCTAACGACTCTATCTAGTGTGTAAGACACTATTTTTTGTGCTTAGAAGATGAGAGACGATTGCATCGTCATGACACCAATAAGTGGTGTTGCAACATTGAACTTTGAAGCCAAAATACCTAGGAAATGGACTGGTGTTGCGACATCGAGTGATTAACAAGAATTCTTAATTAAGGGTATTTTTGTCCTCACAATGTATCGTAATCAGAATTTTGGGCTGTTTAGCAACCCTAATTAGGTCTGAGCATAAACTCTATAAATAAGAATGTTAAGTCTCATTTGAGGAGGCTTGGCCAAGTGAGCCGTTTTagtattttagggtttttagtttagttttattttcttttcaatttaggcctttttatacttttgttactattttaactTGAATTCGATTTCGAtccaagatttcaatatattagtttttcattattttggtgTTGATTCCAATTGCAATTGAGGTGATCTTCACGGCTGTTAATGGAGATTTTACTTTTGAGCTTCAATCGATATAAAAACGGATTTATTTCTATACTCttgacttttatttaatttgttgttaTGCATGTTAAATATGAGTTTAGGAATTATTGTACTTAGATCCATGAGTAGCTAATTTCCTTAAGGAGTTTAACGAATGGATGTGTGAATAATTAATGAATGAATGAGGGTTGAAATCTGGGTTAGtgggtttaaattatgtgtgaTTAAACCTTACGAAGTGACGCCCCTAGGAAGTAATTTAGGATAAacgagatcgagagataaattTACCGAGTGCCTTATAATTTATCCCGATCAAGAAAGTGAGGTCGAGAGGCAAGCATGTATTGGTCAATTAGTTAATTAGCTAGAGGCTGAGAGGTAATAACTAGTTAACTCGATAAAACACAAGTTCTGATGTTAATTAGGATCATTAAAGTGAGTTAAGCTCTTGCTTGTTTTattggattatttttttattgttaaattggttgatttttagtttaaataatttttaggttaattagattaattgatgttaatttaatttttcgtagtataattttaaatcgGTACTATTTAGACATATTAGTGTAGATAATTAATTTCTGTTTAATTCAACTTccattgggtacgatcctcggaatacttctcggagtgtttcattgtaacattcttctatattacaatttgacctgtaTACTTGCAAACACCGCtacttaattttatatctttttgttgttgtatttCCAATCTAGATGTTCGCACTTCTGGCGGTGgtcaaatgaatagaaaaagagaaatgagaaacattcaaTAATGGTTATGGTTTTTTTGAAATGGAATAATGGAATAATTTAGAAATGAATATAGGTTTccgaaatggaaatggaaatgaaaatgattcatttgcaattttatatggattacttaaaaatgatcggaagaatgagtttatgatTTTGAGATGTTTTGAagcctaaaaatgaaaataaatcattcggtcACAGTGAAGatattgagttgtgaaatattaaacatattttctctaaattttaccaggggtaaaatcgtcaaaacTTTATCTGGGGTAAAATCGTCCAAATTTTACTAGGGATAAaatagggatgagaaaattgtttaatatagaatattaaaagtttattttgagaaatagaaaatcTGAATCGAGTTGGATCACAATACAGAGTACTAGGTCAAAAGGCCcaagaagtactcgtaattggactcGATGTAGGAAAGACCCAGAAcccctcatataacatgaaggGGGTAGCAAtcctagtaggaatactaagGTATGCCATCCACCACactcctactctaagtaggaagtgctttttgtatttgaaataaaccactacaactcaacaaagtttctatcttcttttcttataaatagaGGACACCAGTAAggtataaaacaaatatttgagagattgttacttTGCTGAAAAGTAGAGAGACTTTATTCTCagctattaaatatatttttttcagaataacaattctactagtttctattaaagaagagagaattttcgttttcatcctaaataaaagagataaaactatttctagttctgtgtttcaattcaatttattcgaGCCCACATTCGAAGTAGTTTGTGGTATGAGAATATCGGAGAAGACCGTTTAGTTGAAGGTCGAGAACAATGAACGTTCACTAAGCCCAAAACACAAATTCAGTTAGGGTTTATTgcaataaatattacaaaccgggtcagatttcaaaattttaatttttcgctgttcaagaaaaccattttcaaaccaatttttttccaacacaCAAACTCTCCCAATCTTcatcaaaaaatcattttcatcaaaaactAAATATTCATGACAAACGATTGGGTGATGGTCAAATGGTTTTAGATATTTTGGATTTCCCAAAATTCTATAACCAAAATTTGATACCTTAACTTATGTTTTCTCCAAAACATATggttttcaagtttaaatccaaaatcaaacaactttaaaaaacataaaaaagataaaaaaacataCTTGGCAAAATTTGCATTTGATCCCTGGAGAGGTGTGTTGATTTTCATTCTTCATGGTTTGAGTTCTCCACTTTGATTTTCATTAGAAGATTTCTAGTCAGTTTCTAGTTCATAAGGTTTTCtgaaaaatactaaataaaaaatttaattaatgatataaatatataaaaaagtaaccTAATTACAACTAATCTAATTCTAAGAACTACAACATTagaaaaagatatataataaacaattatatatcaatatccattcacatatatattcacAACATACATAAGAATTGAGAATGCAACATTCTATCATTTTAATCAACACACAAGAAGAGGGAAGAAACATTTGACCATCAATTTATGCAATTAGACATAGCATGACCCAAGCTCTAATTgttagaaaataatttgaaaaatatgctAGAGTTGGtgcaacaaaattttaaaatttttgaaaagaatttttcGTGATACATCCAACTCTTTCTATAACAACTAAATTTATCTGTAAAAGATTTGGATGTTATAAAGAGGTGATTTTATACACTTGTAAGAACATTTGAGACAactataacaacatttaaaatttaaatcatatttgaaattttaaaaatttcaaattaaaaactataatattattaactagTGAGATTTAGATAGGatgttcaataaaatttataaatgtaatttcatttgttcaatattatttttatttaataatatatgattaatatatttttatataaaattcaagtattttattgaaataatatcttaactaaatttattttaatttagttagtaATTGAAccaattttaccaaaatttgaaagaataaaTTGCTATAAAGAGCTAATTTGTAGAAAGTGTGCATCATACTTTATGCTAATTGTTGTTAgagatgaaaaaataaaaataaaaggttggTTTTGCAAccaattttattgttataatgaAATATTGCTATAAAGTGTGGTTGTATaatgattataaatattattattaataattttggtttaatcgttaaattagttaattaaatgcTTTCAAAAACCCATAAACAAAATTTGGAAAGAAGAAATTGATCGggaatgaattaattttatcaacaaCCAGTTAAACAAACTAATTCAGTTACACAAATTGTTTAGattttattctcttttgttACATAGCCCGAaggttttattgatttttatcccaataaataaataaataacacaatTTATACTACTAACTAATCTTTGCTGAAGTTAATTCTTCtaacattgaaaaaaaaaaacagtttagTTCTTTTAAAAATCAGCTCTCAGCTTGATTTCAGAAGTTCGTTACGCAAagtataattaagaaaaaaaaccgGTAGCTTTGTACAAGGAAACGATGACCActacattaatattattttgatctAAGCAGCTAGGAATTAAAACGAAATTTAACCACATAAAATCCTAACGATGTAAGGGAAAAAAACCAAATACTAAAAAATGTAAACGAATCAGCCTCTCAGCTTTGATCTAAGATATATGGAGCTCCCACATTGTTACCAGAAATAGGGACAAATGAGAACTGATTAGTAGCAGAGCCATGCAAACCAAAAATACCCCAAGTTTCAACCATTTGCTTCGCAATGCTTTCATATAACCTTGTCGACAGGTTAGGCAATCGTAGCATAATGCGTCTCTATCGTTCTTCCATAAATCACAGTCGGGATTGTAAGTATCAGAATCAGTTTGCATTTGATCATTCTTTTCCCAGAAGGTCGCGTTTACATACTGCAACGGGCAGTCTGCAGGTGGTCTGCAACATCCAGACTTTACAATGGAACATAATTAGTATGTAGTGCCAAAACAAAagatttagaaatattattGTTTGTGATATGTAAAATGATAATACATACCTCCACCGACGATAATTTCTTCATGCTGAAATCATATGATTTGAGTTTCGTTGATGTCAAGGCTAAATCACGGCAGACGCCAGTGTCGTAGATGCATTCTTTGATGTTGTTCCAAAGCTCGTTGTCATGAATTTTCATCTCGAACCACAATGGTGTAGCTGGAATCCTTCTGTTTTCCATGCTGTTAGCGCCAAGGAATGCAAGACCGATGGTGAACATCACGGTCAACGGCACCATAACCACAACGATTCCTACCATCTGCATTCGAGCTCTCAAGAAGAGAGCTGCATTGCAGATGAAGAAAACACAGATCAAGCCAATGCTGATCCCAATCTGCAAGCTAGGCAACTTGAATAGCCATTCGCAGTCATAGCTTTTCATGTATAGCAACCAGATAACGGAGGAAAGAACCGGAAGTGAGAAAACAAATGAAACAACGGATAATAGACCTGAAACGCGTTTCACCTGAAAGAATTTCCCTGGAATAATGTTTTTCTTCGGGGGTACTTCAGCCTGTTTATGTTCGTTCTCTTCAATAATTGGCACTTGTACCTCTTCTGCTGGATTACCATCAGCTTTATCATCTGCCATTGTATTAACGAAGAACAAGACCTTTGCAAGAAATgattgtcaaaaaaaaaaaaaaaaaaaatctgattaaATGTTACACCTACTTTTTAGTGCATGCCCAACTGTATAAGCATCAAGACAAACAAGACAACCCAACTGCTACGTTTTTTTTGTAATACACTAACATCTTGTAAGGGATATACCGATATATAGTTTCGTGTTTTTTACCGAGTCCTAATCTTTAATCCACTTATCGCACGGATATAGTTGGAGAGATATTAGGGAAAAGTTAAAGAGTCTGTTTCCCTTGATATTTtaccatatttatttatatattacgtGTAACAATATGTACTTTGATGTTCAAGATTTCTAACAACAATTCATGTGatcaaacatttatatataattcaactGATAAAGTTGGtaatttgttttttcatttttgctgACAACTATTTAACTGAAGTGgaatattttatagtaattggATTAATAGGCAAGTTTTAAGTATGTTCACATCAGTCTCAAACCTTGGTACGAGCACTTGATGGGTCCCTTGACTTTGCTCATTCTAGGATCTATTCGTATTGTAATTAGGATAAGTTAGAgacaaaattatgaattttatacccataaataatacatatactCGAAATACTTCTGTATGTGATCTTggtttcatttctttcatagatAAGACCACATATCTTCGTTTACATGTTTCGATGATCTCGTTCCAAACTCAACCGCTTCCCTATCAAAGGTGAGATGTTTGCCATCTTAAAAATACCCTTgattatacaaacttacctattAAAGCAATAAGAGTTGTGTTCAACTTTTTCTCttcacttaaaaaaaatagataaattaatcattatacattagatcaaaaaataaattgatcattatgttaaaaattttattaatttctacgGTTCAAAACTTGTCCTTATATTCTGGTATGATGTACACATGGCATGTTATGTGTAATTATCGGTTATTCTATTAGTCACGTCggttttaacaatagaaatggatgaaattttaacataaatgatcattttgttctTTAATCTAACTCACAAAAACTAATTTGcacatttttacattaaaaggacaaaatataatttaacttttagtaCAGAGCCCTCCAAAATTTGCCATGGTAACATATTAACTCACTTTTCCATAATAATgtcatatttcataaattttcacaaatataaaaattaaaattttaatcattctaTGAAAACCAAATTTCATAATAGAATATTAGTTAATATCACATCTCATAACCAAACATTTTACTGCAACTTGCCAACTACTTATTACAACATATTTAAGTCATGGAACTTTACACATAATcattaaataatcatttccatatttatataacaaaaatttattaatttccttAGCACGTTAGCATAGTAAAAGAAAGGGTGTTGACAATAGTGGGATAAAGTCGTGATTGTTATTCATCaacataaaagaatatataaatagaaaaattactcCTATTCTCCCTCAACTTCATAAAATAGATTATCTCATAATATTGCATATAAACCTAATACTTATCTACTTCCTAAAATATTTCATACAAATCTTCCGTAATACCCCCTCAAGTTGGAGTATGCAAATCGTAAATGCCTAACTTGttaaaaaatgatcaaattgttcCTTTTCCAAAGCCTTTGTAAATATGTCTTCTAGTTGATCTATAGTAGAGACATAGGAAGTAGAAATAAGTCATTCCTAAATTGCATCCCAAATAAAATGACTATCCACCTTAATATGCTTCGTACGTTCGTGATTAACAGTATTATGAACAATATGCAGGGCAGACTGACTATCACAGAACAAAGGAATAACTTTAGTGTGATGCACCCCAAGACTGAGTAGCAGAGCTTTTAACCATTTCAATTCACAAGTAATAGAGGCCATAGAACAATACTCTACTTCATTTCAGGAACGAGAAGCAGTGTGTTGCTTCTTATTTTTTCAAGAGATAGGTGACTGCCTGAGAAACACAAGCCAGACAAATAGAGACCATCGAGTGGTGGGACATGCAACCCAATCTAAGTCACACTAGGCTTGCAAAGGCAACTCACTATCTGAATGTAGAAAGATACCTCGGCCTGGAGCACCTTTTAAATAGCGAACTACTTAGATTGTCGCATTTAAATGCTATTGCTTAGGATGCTGCATAAATCAAGATAAAACATGCATAGAGTAAGCTAAATCTAGACACATGATAGACAAATATATAAGGTGACCCATCAATCGTCGATAGGACTCAGGATCTACAATCAATTCTCCTGAAGCATGTGCAAGTCTGCGGTTTTGTTCAATCGGAGAGCTAGTTGGTTTGGCTCCCAATAATCCTACCTTGGAAATAATATCAAGTGCATACTTACGTTGACACAAGAACAAACCTTGAGGACTACAAGCAACCTCATTACCTAAAAAGTACTTTAGTACTCCGTGTTATGCCCCTAACTCGTCTCTGTCACCGAgttaaggttacggagcattactaaacgaaacaaaacttttaactttaaaacagaataataatacaatttaatacttattaacAATAACTCAATGCAATCATAGCAAAAATACACATTTGGGCCTTAAATTGAGcattcgaggccctaaaaataatttagaaacaaatcaggatcaatttgaaacaattcagaaatttgggaaaagtttgataaaaaattaggaaacaggggtcacacggctgtatGACATAGCCCAGACCTTGTTTATATTCAAAGTCtagacacatggctgtgtcccagcctgtgtgtCCGCCCCTGTGAATATTCGAAATAAGGTCACATAGTCATGTCTCAGGCAGTGTGCTAGACAGTGTGTGCATTCGATGTTGGGTCGTacggc
The Gossypium raimondii isolate GPD5lz chromosome 8, ASM2569854v1, whole genome shotgun sequence DNA segment above includes these coding regions:
- the LOC105793584 gene encoding tetraspanin-15 — its product is MADDKADGNPAEEVQVPIIEENEHKQAEVPPKKNIIPGKFFQVKRVSGLLSVVSFVFSLPVLSSVIWLLYMKSYDCEWLFKLPSLQIGISIGLICVFFICNAALFLRARMQMVGIVVVMVPLTVMFTIGLAFLGANSMENRRIPATPLWFEMKIHDNELWNNIKECIYDTGVCRDLALTSTKLKSYDFSMKKLSSVESGCCRPPADCPLQYVNATFWEKNDQMQTDSDTYNPDCDLWKNDRDALCYDCLTCRQGYMKALRSKWLKLGVFLVCMALLLISSHLSLFLVTMWELHIS